Within Quercus lobata isolate SW786 chromosome 5, ValleyOak3.0 Primary Assembly, whole genome shotgun sequence, the genomic segment GGTCCGAGGACCGAGGCATGATTGAATTTAGCTTAAACACTTAGAAAGGTGCCAACATGTGTTAGTTTCCGCAAAGCAAGAGgttcgaggaccatgtaagacctttgATTCTGTTTGGTACTTGGGCCTTCtggaagtaactagtttccccataggtttgagtccgaggaccatgcaagaccttagttttGTCTAGTACTTGGATCTtccttgaagtagctagtttccccataggtttaagtccgaagaccatacaagaccttggttctgtctagtacttagattttcttgaagtaggtagtttccccataggtttgagtccgaggaccatataagaccttggttctatccagtACTTAGAtctttcttgaagtagctagttttcccatagatttgagtctgaggaccatgcaagaccttggttctgtctagtacttagattttcttgaagtaactaatttccccataggtttgagtccaaggaccatgcaagaccttggttctgtctagtacttagattttccttgaagtagctagttttctcataggtttgattctgaggaccatgcaagaccttggttctgtctagtacttagatttttttgaagtagctagtttccccataagtttgagtctgaggatactgcaagaccttggttctgtctagtacttagattttcttaaaatagctagtttccccataggtttaagtctgaaggccatgcaagactttgattctatctagtacttagattttcttgaagtagttagtttccccataagtttaagtccgaggaccatgcaagaccttggttctgtccagtaCTTAGATCTtccttgaagtagctagttttcccataggtttgagtccgaggaccatgcaagaccttggttctatctagtactTGATCATTTAGAAAGTCTTCAGTACACGTCAATTTCCCTAAAGCCGGAGGTCCAAGGACTCGACATAGCTAAGGTATTGTTTAACTGCTTCAAAAGATTCTGGTTTGGCCCTCGGCTTCTTTCTCCGAAGGGAATTCAGTGAACCGGATTATTAGACCCGCAAGAATTAGCCCTTTGACAAATGCACAGGGCACACGCCTGACgtcagaagcccctagaaccgcGCTCCGTTTAGTAATCCTTCCCGCGTAATCAACACTTCGAAGTGTAGATCTAAGCGGAAGCTGAGTTATGAcaatgggggggggggtttcGCGTAGCTTGCACCACCACCAAAATGGTCCTCTCGAGGGACTCTTGCTGATAGGAGCTTGATCCCACCGTGATTAACTGTTGCATTCGTCAacacacaagctcttcccacagacggcgtcaATTGTAAGGTCGCGTTTTTCTGCCCAggcccaagatgtatgggacTGTAAACCAGTGAgcccggtacaatgaatttgtagagagtgggccaaagagctaggcTTTAGCATATGGACAACAGTTAACACGGTATTCTTCACGATCAAGCTGAGATGAGCTGAGTTTACCAAAGAAGATTGGTCATCGGCACGATCCCAGGAGCTTTTTTTGAAGCCTCTAGTATAAGaggggtttttcctttttttcttttttctttttttcttttttagccgCCCTTCCTGTCTCCCCCCACCCCCTTTTTATAACAGCCTCCTTCCCCCTGAATTGGGCTCCCAATgcaggtacttgtcccatcagccattCCCTCCAGTTATTAGGAGTGGTTGTAAAGACAGAAAAACATGGCTATGTCAGGCTCCAGGCACTGAATACAATATTTACAGCTTTTTTCTCAGACGTTTCCCTTTTCTTTATTGTCCTTTTctgttttagtacttttcctgttCTGTGAAATGATCTAGAGTGTCACTACCAGTAGCAGGTCGCtccctttgtcctcggctacatccatGGCCGAGAAGGGTCCTTCCCACAGCCGATGAGGGGCTTTTCCTTAGACAAGGCCCTTGGCCCAATGTAGACATTTGACATGGGCTTCCCAGTCTTGTACCCCCCACACATAGCAttactcatttatttatttttttaatttatcagCTAATATTTAGGACATAATTAatactaatattattattaatactcTTATTAGTatactaatattattattaattaaaatttgaaggtTTTGTTCTACTTGGGGATAATTGGCCTAGTAGTAGAACTAATCCTGCAACTCAATTATCTAATTTATAgaaaagtattataaaataaaattgagtatAAGAAGGCTGATTCTTTCTCCATCAGTAGTTAGTTGAATTCCTCAATCAAATGAAGGATTATACATTGGAATTTTTGCCCACTTTTAGAAGATTCCAGTTTAGTTAACTAACCAAATAAAACGCCCTAAGATTAGGGactttataaattttagtaTGCAAATTTCACAAGTTGATGCATCACCAATTAAGGAAGTAtcatacatttatttattattttattgaattatcaCTAATATTACAACAATTTATGaatcttattaaataaaattaataataattttagtaatttctaAAATAGgatatttttacacactttatctttctcatttttctatataataataataataataataaataaaaaaactgtcatGTGTTACAATGGAAAGATTAAAACATGGTCAAAGTTTGtagttagaacttagaacaTACAATTTAAGTGAATTTGTTACATGGTTTGCCAAAATAAAGAAGTCCttcttaattagttttttttttttttttttttttggagaagattcTTAATTGGTTTTTAACACTTAAATTAACCTCACGTCATCTTGACTGGTTGTCAGTGTTTATACCTTCTTAGTTCTTACCCCAAATAAATTGGATGGCTAATGGTAAAGCCATATTAGCCGGAGCTTCCAACTCAAATTCTAGCCATCAAAACATTCATCTTATCCttttctctcacacacaaaGACTTTCTCTATAAAAGCCCTAGAATACATTACATCTTCCTTCTCATACAGAAAGATTAAACTCTTTCGGTTCCTATACACATTATCTGCCATCCTTCGTTTCGTTCCCACCCATCTCTTCGTAACAGTCGTATTGGGTCCAATAAAAACTATTCATTTCATGTAAACAAAGTATATATATTGCCATAATATCATACACGTAGGTACATACGGTTGTTACAAAGAAGAAGTCATGAGTTTTCTTCACAAGCTTTGGGACGAAACGCTCGCCGGTCCACCACCAGAAACCGGCCTCGGAAAACTGCGCAAGCATGATTCATTTTCGGCCTCACGATCTCCTCCTACGGTGATACCTCATGATGATCATCAGGTGCCTGTAACTCGGAGCATTACCATTCTTAGGACTAGCTCCCATTTGAAGAACCTTTCAGCTGATTCAGGCTCCGCCCCAGGGTCTCCGTCCGGGTCTAGCACTCCGGGGACACCAAACTCACGTAAGTTTCATTAGCACTCTTAGTTTTGTTTGAATGAAAGATAGTAGAGTAATGGTATCAGGACACGATTTTATTAATTCAATGTTTTTATCAATACATTATTCATAATAtatcaacaattgtgaaaaatactGTATCTAAAACTTAATTAGGATAATAAGGTTAGTTCAAAATCCATTTTGTGtgtattgattaaaaaataaaaaagatatcaAGTGTAAgtctaaattattattattattattttttttttaatttggttttctGAAAGATGGCCTGGTGAGGAAAAAacagaagaaggaaaagagtaGGTTTAAtacaagcattttttttttttttaaatgatatctTGTGGTTTatcagaaaaattaattttgattggttggtagtaaataataggaaaaataaatgagaacTTATAGTAGGATTTTTGAGAATTTATCTCGGTACAAGTAGATCgtgttttttgctttctttgacTCTCTGtttggtttagaaaattttagtaGAAAAGACAGAAGAAAAGAATAGCTTTATATTGGAGTTAATTGGATTGGAATGTGtaacgtaaaaaaaaaaaaaatcttcttctatatgatttcttttgattttatcattttaaaaaaagttattagatTTAGTAGGGGAAAGGAAATaagaacttaatttttttttttaatgaaaaaaataagaacttaATTGATTAGCATCTTATGTATTTGTAGGGATTGAGATGGACGTTTTAGGATTATTCATAGCCTCTTATCTTTTccttgacctttttttttttttttttttgagaaagatctTTCTCTTGACTTGATTAGTCAAGATAAGGTACATGGATGAATGATAATTGGGTGTATATCATGTTTGGGTTCACATGGCTATtgtgaaaatttcaaatctcatttccttttttgtatattttctcAGTAGCATAGCcaaactaagttttttttttttgtttttttttttttttataatttgtcatttatttattttatttcaaatcaaGGATGGCTTTGTTCATATGGGGTTTTGGCTTGTGTGCAGCGGGGACACTAGGCTTGGatttcaagaaaaatacaaagaaaaaatcGTCAACTAAGAAATTACACCGAGCTGACTCAAGCCCGACCGCTTATGATTGGTTctctattcctctctctcttttatatatatatgcacttGACTCTCTAGCGTGGTTCCTACTGGACTAGAAATTGTTCAGATTTTCAATCCAAGATAGAGGTTCAGAGATCCAGTGAATTTGGAATCTTATCTTTATTTGTCCTTTTTAGGCAAACAATTCCTTCAAGTTGGGGAAGAGCCAATAATTAAAGATGTTTGTTGAATTTAGAGCAGACATTAGCTTTTCCTTTCATGTGGACCAAATAATGTTTGGGATTTaggaattaattttttaaatgcataTTAGTAGTTCATTGTTGGTTTTTCAATCAAACCTAATTTATTGGTTTGGAATC encodes:
- the LOC115989300 gene encoding dormancy-associated protein homolog 4; its protein translation is MSFLHKLWDETLAGPPPETGLGKLRKHDSFSASRSPPTVIPHDDHQVPVTRSITILRTSSHLKNLSADSGSAPGSPSGSSTPGTPNSPGTLGLDFKKNTKKKSSTKKLHRADSSPTAYDWIVISALDR